The following coding sequences lie in one Fusarium poae strain DAOMC 252244 chromosome 1, whole genome shotgun sequence genomic window:
- a CDS encoding hypothetical protein (BUSCO:24694at5125), whose product MPIAELPNRINPRYLQSTKPGSSLLSLNWPKPPQNLLIIHKLYSDAVVDAVVKFSTYLHNEYPEVNLVFEPRIAESLKEHLDFPIYASDSRSNMADKVDVIATFGGDGTVLRAASLYKLHGSVPPILSFNMGTLGFLGEWDFREYKKAWRETFMSGSDVATREANYPRGDWDKTTPVSYTAWDRHKGKSMGAQRASKVLLRHRIKADVFDPSGNNINHWLSDTLSSEAKSGAKALAVPHEPSPSLRAINEISVHRGSHPHLAIIDIYQNGHFLTETTADGILISTPTGSTAYSLSAGGPIVHPLVKSILITSISPCSLSFRSLVLPLDTKVTLRMSRKNRGRELDLSIDGKRCAGVSPGTEIRVEGEFIGRAGPGEEWHGGVPCMIRTEDDDPWVGGLTGLLKFNSTFGREPAGDEFAD is encoded by the exons ATGCC CATTGCAGAACTACCAAATAGAATAAACCCACGATACCTCCAAAGTACCAAGCCAGGATCATCACTTTTATCTCTCAACTGGCCCAAGCCTCCTCAAAACCTTCTCATCATCCACAAGCTGTACTCAGATGCAGTTGTCGACGCCGTTGTCAAGTTTTCCACATACCTTCACAATGAGTATCCCGAGGTCAACCTTGTATTCGAGCCACGCATCGCCGAATCGCTAAAGGAACATCTCGATTTCCCAATCTACGCCTCCGACTCTCGATCCAACATGGCAGACAAGGTTGACGTCATTGCAACATTTGGAGGAGATGGCACTGTTCTCCGAGCTGCTAGTCTGTACAAGCTTCATGGCTCTGTTCCTCCCATCCTTTCATTCAACATGGGAACGTTGGGGTTTCTCGGAGAATGGGATTTCAGGGAATACAAAAAGGCTTGGAGGGAAACGTTTATGAGTGGCAGTGATGTTGCAACACGCGAAGCCAACTACCCTCGTGGCGATTGGGACAAGACAACCCCAGTATCCTACACAGCTTGGGATAGGCACAAGGGGAAGAGCATGGGAGCTCAGCGAGCTTCCAAGGTGCTGCTGCGCCATCGCATCAAGGCTGACGTGTTTGATCCCTCGGGAAACAATATCAACCATTGGCTGTCAGATACGTTATCAAGCGAAGCCAAGTCGGGGGCAAAAGCGTTAGCAGTCCCGCACGAACCGTCGCCATCATTGAGAGCAATCAACGAGATATCGGTGCATCGAGGATCTCACCCTCATCTAGCCATTATCGACATTTACCAGAACGGGCACTTTCTTACCGAAACCACAGCTGATGGTATACTTATCAGCACACCGACTGGCTCGACAGCGTACAGTCTAAGTGCGGGCGGCCCTATTGTTCATCCACTAGTCAAGTCCATTcttatcacgtccatcagcCCTTGTAGTCTCAGCTTTCGATCGCTAGTACTTCCACTGGACACAAAGGTCACCTTGCGGATGAGCCGGAAGAACCGTGGCCGTGAGCTTGATCTCAGCATTGATGGCAAGCGATGCGCCGGAGTGTCCCCAGGGACCGAGATTCGGGTGGAAGGTGAATTCATTGGACGTGCTGGGCCTGGTGAAGAGTGGCATGGCGGTGTGCCATGCATGATCAGGACCGAAGATGATGACCCTTGGGTTGGTGGATTGACTGGCCTCCTCAAGTTTAACAGCACTTTTGGACGAGAGCCTGCAGGCGATGAATTTGCTGATTAA
- a CDS encoding hypothetical protein (TransMembrane:2 (o58-84i157-176o)) translates to MDWLTRGAYDPSGQVWGEMPIRRSSPNGSASGFEGAYEGRSIAPGLMDTKTHSRFLPFFFEVCIVGSAFSMAQGLITSATLPIVTSKMKLKLLSLRGARVGMERVGHTATTIATLLLKSTQVVDLEIQRDPNIVQFRNEVEQMIQHGKRQKKLQRDVFKCLALLTAYPVCLLHQGLDNKCYADVDSRCEEAVHRLTRIYPITWQSSSSQLSQAPRSNIEENVDIEQTHFFETFSLELEMEFRTSRRNNRPSLAAQHTITNIRMILENLIDDRNLDPLRSPFLRENIDVMAISGRDEIDCMWKAFDKGMNTYAWSLGIAQEIDELLAGKNHSSPRKHIYNTGYDGGRRQDSRMEPTDGKVSKKLPFRDIKSCDF, encoded by the exons ATGGATTGGCTGACTCGAGGCGCATACGACCCTTCAGGCCAAGTATGGGGGGAAATGCCTATACGCAGGTCTTCACCCAACGGTAGTGCCTCTGGTTTCGAGGGAGCATATGAAGGCAGGAGTATCGCTCCAGGACTTATGGATACCAAGACACATTCCAGGTTTCttcccttcttctttgaaGTCTGTATTGTCGGTTCAGCTTTTTCTATGGCTCAGGGCCTCATCACGTCTGCAACCCTCCCCATTGTAACGTCGAAGATGAAGCTAAAACTTCTCAGTTTGCGAGGAGCGCGGGTCGGAATGGAACGTGTAGGGCATACAGCCACCACGATAGCGACATTGCTTTTGAAAAGCACGCAAGTTGTTGATCTTGAGATACAGAGAGACCCGAACATTGTTCAATTCAGAAATGAAGTGGAACAGATGATTCAACATGGGAAGCGACAGAAGAAACTGCAACGCGACGTTTT CAAATGCCTCGCACTGTTAACGGCGTATCCAGTCTGTCTACTGCACCAGGGACTAGACAACAAATGTTACGCAGATGTTGATAGCCGCTGCGAAGAAGCCGTGCATCGACTCACAAGGATATACCCTATCACATGGCAAAGTTCTTCGTCACAACTGAGTCAAGCACCTCGATCTAATATAGAGGAAAATGTCGATATCGAGCAAACCCATTTCTTTGAGACATTCTCATTGGAACTGGAAATGGAGTTCCGTACTTCGCGCCGAAACAACCGCCCGTCTTTGGCTGCCCAACATACAATTACCAATATTCGCATGATTCTCGAAAACTTAATTGACGACAGAAACTTGGATCCTCTCAGATCCCCCTTCCTCC GCGAGAATATCGATGTCATGGCCATATCAGGTCGCGA CGAGATTGACTGTATGTGGAAGGCTTTTGACAAAGGAATGAATACGTACGCATGGTCACTTGGCATTGCTCAAGAGATTGACGAGCTATTGGCGGGCAAAAACCACAGTAGTCCACGAAAGCACATATACAATACTGGTTATGATGGGGGTCGTCGTCAGGATAGTCGAATGGAGCCGACTGATGGAAAGGTTTCAAAAAAGCTCCCATTCAGAGATATCAAGTCTTGCGACTTCTAG
- a CDS encoding hypothetical protein (SECRETED:SignalP(1-22)~TransMembrane:1 (n6-17c22/23o631-648i)), translating into MAITSGLALLLAASAALQPVAARPSIDDAFVAISNSDFSARSVSKRGTPQAPDGYVPAKVDCPSTRPTIRNGSTISSMERDWIPKRRNETISPIRDLLKRIAIPGFNSEEYLKDVETNATALPNIGLAVSGGGYRAMLCGAGALAAWDIRSDGSDKDGNLGGLLQSATYLSGLSGGGWLVGSLMMNNFTSVQDSVQYPGLWQLENSILEGPERYSLVQYYNTIFDAVSDKKDAGYERSLTDYWGRMLSYQLINATDGGPSYTWSSIADDPDFSEGKAPMPLIVADGRAPNEKIISLNATNFEFTPWELGSYDPVLEGFVPLKYVGSEFDKGKLPKDKSCIAGFDNAGFVMGTSSSLFNQIVLYLNDDDSNYVPDGVPNIALEAVSAVFNALGNENNDIADWTPNPFYGWNPEENLSAESERLTLVDGGEDLQNIPYYPHLRKDREVDVVFSFDSSADTEFSWPDGASPIATYERSLTDIAKGSSFPPVPDKNTFLNLGLNTRPTFFGCNATNMTEPTPLIVYIPNYPYVYSSNISTFQMSINSSELSAIIENGYAVATMLNGTRDENWPVCVGCAMLARSFDRTNTTVPDKCQECFTNYCWNGTIDNSDPGVYDPQFIGDEIQIESSATKMASNAFVAIAAAAGFILAI; encoded by the exons ATGGCCATCACTTCGGGCCTCGCCCTTTTGCTGGCTGCCAGCGCCGCCCTGCAACCCGTTGCTGCCAGACCTTCCA TTGACGACGCCTTTGTCGCCATCTCCAACTCAGATTTCTCTGCCCGATCTGTGTCAAAACGAGGCACTCCTCAAGCCCCCGATGGTTATGTTCCCGCCAAAGTCGATTGCCCAAGCACGCGCCCGACCATTCGAAATGGCTCTACAATCTCGAGCATGGAGCGCGACTGGATTCCGAAGCGCCGAAACGAGACCATCTCCCCTATCCGAGATCTTCTGAAACGAATTGCGATCCCTGGTTTCAACAGCGAAGAGTATCTTAAGGATGTCGAGACCAACGCTACAGCTCTCCCAAATATTGGTCTTGCCGTCTCTGGTGGTGGTTATCGTGCCATGTTGTGCGGTGCTGGTGCGCTGGCGGCTTGGGATATTCGCTCCGACGGTAGCGACAAGGATGGGAACCTCGGTGGTCTTTTGCAAAGTGCGACATATCTCTCAGGTCTTTCCGGTGGTGGATGGCTCGTCGGTAGTCTGATGATGAACAACTTCACCTCTGTGCAAGACAGCGTGCAATATCCTGGTCTTTGGCAGTTAGAGAACTCGATCCTGGAGGGTCCTGAGCGATACTCACTGGTTCAATACTACAACACCATTTTCGACGCTGTATCGGATAAGAAAGATGCAGGTTACGAACGATCTCTCACAGATTACTGGGGCCGCATGCTATCATATCAGCTCATCAATGCCACAGATGGTGGTCCTTCCTATACCTGGTCTTCTATTGCTGACGATCCTGACTTCTCTGAGGGCAAGGCTCCTATGCCTCTCATTGTCGCTGACGGTCGCGCGCCCAACGAGAAGATCATCTCGCTTAACGCGACCAACTTTGAATTTACTCCTTGGGAGCTTGGCTCCTACGACCCTGTTCTTGAGGGCTTTGTTCCCCTCAAGTACGTCGGTTCCGAGTTCGACAAGGGAAAGCTACCCAAGGACAAGTCCTGTATTGCTGGCTTCGACAACGCCGGTTTCGTCATGGGAACTTCTAGCAGTCTTTTTAACCAGATTGTTTTGTACCTGAACGACGACGACAGCAACTACGTCCCCGATGGTGTTCCCAACATTGCCCTCGAGGCTGTATCCGCCGTCTTCAACGCTCTTGGCAATGAGAACAACGATATCGCCGACTGGACCCCTAACCCCTTCTATGGCTGGAACCCCGAGGAGAACCTGAGCGCCGAATCTGAGCGTCTCACTCTCGTCGACGGCGGTGAGGATCTTCAGAACATCCCTTACTACCCTCACCTCCGGAAGGACCGTGAGGTTGACGTTGTCTTCTCTTTCGACTCCTCAGCCGACACCGAATTCAGCTGGCCCGACGGTGCATCTCCCATTGCTACCTATGAGCGCTCTCTTACCGACATTGCAAAGGGCTCATCATTCCCTCCCGTTCCTGATAAGAACACCTTCCTCAACCTCGGCCTCAACACCCGCCCAACCTTCTTCGGCTGCAACGCCACCAATATGACTGAGCCCACTCCTCTCATCGTTTACATCCCCAACTACCCCTACGTCTACTCCTCCAATATCTCCACCTTCCAAATGAGCATCAACTCCTCCGAGCTCTCCGCCATCATCGAAAACGGTTACGCTGTCGCCACCATGCTTAACGGCACCCGCGACGAAAACTGGCCCGTCTGCGTTGGTTGCGCCATGCTCGCCCGCAGCTTCGACCGCACAAACACTACCGTGCCCGACAAGTGCCAAGAGTGTTTCACAAACTACTGCTGGAACGGCACTATCGACAACAGTGATCCTGGCGTCTATGACCCTCAATTCATCGGCGACGAGATTCAGATTGAGAGTTCTGCGACAAAGATGGCCAGCAACGCCTTCGTCGCTATCGCAGCCGCTGCAGGATTCATCCTAGCCATTTAA
- a CDS encoding hypothetical protein (TransMembrane:4 (i59-82o88-106i155-177o183-200i)~BUSCO:27826at5125) has product MADTTNAHPSETAVPAPEVLAGITEESLVKNEKPLSKEEHPSGKEGYGTFVQIIRGSCFALYFNSCIFIIFLTQLVGLPLYFVNRDWYYAYIAMTKGFFGLTITLMTQIWGPTTIRVSGDESVAGQIKLRADGGVQFEFPERLVLIANHQIYTDWLYLWWIAYANSPSMHGHIYIILKESLKRIPIVGLGMQLYGFIFMSRKMTSDQPRMAYRLNKLKKPKVDPNGKSYMDPMWLLLFPEGTNLSNNGRRKSAGWAAKMDLKDPEHVLLPRSTGMFFCLNELKGSLDYVYDCTVAYEGIPRGGFGEEYFGLVSTYFQGRPPKSVNFHWRRFRLSDIPLDDQKAFDLWLREEWYKKDALMEEYMSTGRFPRMEGGKVDYIETEVKTRQPWEILQLFTVVGTVALIWHNTKKTFTTMTTVFQ; this is encoded by the exons ATGGCTGACACCACAAACGCTCACCCGTCAGAGACGGCAGTCCCAGCGCCAGAAGTCCTTGCTGGAATCACTGAAGAGTCGTTGGTCAAGAACGAAAAGCCGTTATCAAAGGAAGAGCATCCGTCGGGAAAGGAGGGCTATGGAACCTTTGTGCAAATAATCCGCGGCTCTTGTTTCGCTCTCTACTTCaattcatgcatattcat CATTTTCCTCACCCAGCTCGTCGGTTTGCCGCTGTACTTTGTCAACCGTGACTGGTACTACGCTTACATAGCCATGACCAAGGGCTTCTTTGGTCTTACCATAACTCTCATGACCCAAATCTGGGGCCCGACAACCATTCGAGTTAGCGGTGACGAGTCGGTCGCTGGCCAGATTAAGTTACGGGCCGACGGGGGAGTGCAGTTTGAGTTCCCTGAGCGGTTGGTGCTCATCGCCAATCATCAG ATTTACACTGACTGGCTTTACCTCTGGTGGATTGCTTATGCCAACTCCCCAAGCATGCATGGCCACATTTACATCATTCTCAAGGAGTCACTCAAGCGCATCCCAATTGTTGGGTTGGGCATGCAGCTCTATGGATTCATCTTCATGTCAAGAAAGATGACTTCTGATCAACCCAGAATGGCTTACCGCCTCAACAAGCTGAAGAAGCCCAAGGTTGACCCCAATGGGAAGTCTTATATGGACCCGATGTGGCTGCTCTTGTTCCCTGAAGGCACCAATCTTTCCAACAATGGGCGTAGAAAATCGGCAGGCTGGGCGGCCAAGATGGATCTCAAGGATCCCGAGCACGTTTTGCTCCCAAGGAGCACCGGTATGTTCTTTTGTTTGAACGAGCTCAAAGGAAGCCTTGACTACGTCTATGATTGCACGGTCGCGTATGAGGGAATCCC CCGAGGTGGATTCGGTGAAGAGTACTTTGGTCTGGTTAGCACCTACTTCCAAGGGCGACCTCCCAAGTCGGTCAACTTTCACTGGCGCCGTTTCCGACTGAGCGACATTCCCCTCGACGACCAAAAGGCCTTTGATCTCTGGCTTCGCGAGGAGTGGTATAAGAAGGATGCACTGATGGAAGAGTACATGTCAACTGGTCGGTTCCCTCGCATGGAGGGGGGTAAGGTCGATTACATCGAGACCGAGGTCAAGACACGGCAGCCATGGGAGATTCTCCAGCTCTTCACTGTTGTTGGCACTGTTGCGCTGATTTGGCACAACACCAAGAAGACGTTTACGACTATGACAACAGTCTTTCAATAG